The genomic segment TTGTTTAAGATAGGATATAATCTTTTCATTAATAAGATTTTCTGATTCTACCCCAAAGAGAATCACACAAAAATCGTGCTTTAATAAATCTTCTATCACAGCAGCAAAATATTGTTCCTCCCAACGCTTAGCGCTCCCAAAAGCCGCACCCGCATTGATTCCTGCAATTTTAGAATGATTAAAATGTGCAGGAAGCGTTATGGAGATTTTAGGGGGTTTTAAATAAAGCCTAGGCGCAACGCAATGATTAGGAATGATAGTCTCTACAAGTTTGGCAAACCTTAGGGATTCGTGGAGTTTTTTTGGTTTTTTTAAAGCAATATTTAAAAGCAAAGAGCGCAACTCATTGGCATAACCAATGCGTTTTTTAGCACGATTAAAAAATAAAAAAAGTGCGGAGAGAAAATTATTTTGAAAAGTCAAGGCAATCTCACAAAAAGGAATAGCTCTAGCAAGTCTGTAAAGTGCTAAAACCCTAAACTTAGCTTGTTTGCTATTATCAACAATAGTTGTAGTATTAGGATAATGGTTAAAAAGTGCGCAACTCACCTTACTTCCCACAAAATAAAAATGAGCATTTGGATAAGTGCGATAAAGAATCTCCAAAGCAAATGTTGCCATCACCGCATCACCTAGCCAATTTGGAAGACGGATAAGAATATTCATAATAATCTCTCAAAACTTCTAAAATACTTCAATCATCAATCTTAATTATTTCATTGGAAAACAATCTAAAATTTCTTGCGTAATTTCTTGAATACTGCGATTAGCATTGATACAAAAATGTGCAGAATCTTTATAGGCTTGATAGCGTTTTTGATAAAGCTCTAAAGCTACTTTTTGATTTTCAAAAAGTGGTCGCTTAAGTCTCTCTTCTTTGCTAAGGCGCAAAAGAATATCCTCAAAACTAAGATCCAAAAAAAACACTTTTCCCATTAGCTTAACATCACAAAACAAAGGCATTCCACCCCCAGTTGAAATAATGCAATGGCGGATATTTTGAGATACAAACAGACAAAATGCCCTCTCAAGATTCCTAAAATAAGTTTCACCTTTTTGAGAAAAAATTTCAGGAATTGTCATATTTTCATTATTTTCAATCACTAAATCACTATCAAGTATCAAGGCATTTGTGTGCTGATAGAGTGCTTTAGCAACACTGCTTTTGCCACTCCCCATAAATCCAATCAAAACAAGATTAGTAGAATGCAATCTCTAAGCCCTCTTTTGTGTTTTTCAAAAGGTATTTATATTGCCCATCTAAATTCAATGTAATTCGGTAAAAATCCAAATGCGTTTGTAATTCTACCTTATTAACAATTGGCAAATGGGTTATCATTGAATCTTTCAGGCTTTTATTGCTATTGCTTTTAAAATCAAGAATCAATCGCGTTGGAGAGGCAAGTGTAAAATCTCTTATTAATTGCAAAGGGGTTTTTAAAATCACTTTTTTGCCTTCAATGTGAAAGTTAAAGAGTTTATGAAAATTAAAATCACTAGCTGTAGGCAAAGTCGTATTTGCTTGAACTTCTTGACTTAACACAAGCGGGAAATGCCAATCAATATCCCCATCAAGCTCTTTTTCAATAGCACTAATAGAACCATCAAGATTCTGATAAGAAATGGCAATCTTTTTAATTTTTCGCGCTGTGGAGGGGAGATTTAAAGCGGTTTGAGTAAATAAATCCAATTTAGGTGGATTTGAAACTTGTCCGCTCTCTTTTGGTTTCATTGCTGATTCAAATGGATTTCTAGTGGGTTTTGTGCTATTGTTTTCACTAGGCAATTGCGCTTTTTTCACTTCTATGGGAGCTTGAATATTAAGATCAGGGATCTTAGGCAACACTTGAGGCTCATTGGCAAACATATTTAACGCAATAATAAACAATACACTTAAAATTCTCATTGCGGCTCCAATCCTTTCAATTCAAAAAATTCTTTTTGAAGTTTTGCATTTTCACTCATAAGATTCTTTACTTCTTGAGACATTTCTCTTTCTTTTTCTCTAAGCTCTAATAAAACCTTTAAAGAATTATTACCAAAGAGTAAATTCCCAAAATAAACTCCTGCGATACAAATCACTAACAAAAGGCTCAAAAAAGGAAGTAGCTTATAAAACCCTCCCTTTTGATAACCAAACTCTTCTTCATCCATAACTATTTTCTAAAGAGACTTTTTCCTAGATATTCTGGATAAGCCAACTCATTTTCAATTACCAAAAGTCGATTATATTTTGCCATTCTCTCACTCCTTGCTGTTGAACCTGTCTTGATTTCTCCTGTATTAAGCGCAACAGCAAAATCAGCTATAAAGCTATCTTCACTCTCTCCACTACGATGACTCATAATACAGCGATAATTATTGCGTTGTGCTAGGCGCACAGTTTCCATAGTTTGACTTACCGTTCCTATTTGGTTTGGTTTAATAAGCACTGCATTAGCAATATTTTGTTTGATTCCTTCTGCAAGAATCTTAGCATTTGTAACAAACAAATCATCACCCACGAGCTGAATCTTATTTCCAAGTTTTTGTGTAAGCTTCTCCCAACCACTCCAATCATCTTCACTCAAGCCATCCTCAATTGAAACAATGGGATATTTTGCAATTAATTTTTCATAATATTCAATCAATTCTTCACTGCTAAGCTCACGCCCTTCGCCTTTGAGACAATAGATTCCTTTTTCATTAACAAACTCACTACTAGCAACATCAAGCGCTATTGCAATTTGATCCCCCTCTTTATATCCTGCTTTTTTCACAGCCTCCAAAATGACTTGAATGGGTTCTTCATTAGTCTTTAAATTAGGAGCAAATCCACCCTCATCACCAATGCTTGTAATGTGTTTAGAATCTTTTAGAATCTTTTTTAAATGTTGATAAATTTCTGCACTTGCACGCATTGCTTCACTAAAAGTATCAAATCCAACAGGCATAATCATATATTCTTGAAAATCCACGGTGTTATCAGCGTGACTTCCACCATTAATAATATTTAACATAGGCACTGGAAGCACTAAAGCATTTGCGCCACCTAAATAGCGATAAAGTGGGATATTTAAACTCTTTGCTGCAGCCCTAGCCACTGCCATAGAAACCCCAAGTGTAGCATTTGCACCAAGCTTAGAGAAGTTTTCTGTGCCATCTAGCTCAATTAATGTCTTATCAATATCACCTTGATCAAAAGGATTCATACCACAAAGTGTATCAGCAATACTAGTTTGAACATTTTCACAAGCCCTTAAAACGCCCTTACCTAAGAATCTCTCATCTCCATCGCGCAATTCCAAAGCCTCTCTTTTACCTGTGCTAGCACCACTTGGGACAATCGCACTCCCCACACTTCCATCGCTTAATAGGACACTTGCTTGAATCGTAGGATTCCCACGACTATCCAAAACTTCTTGTGCTTGAATCTCATCAATATAAATCATTGTTTTCTCCCTATTCTTCTAAATTTTCATCATCATCTGTAGATAAATCATCCGTTACGCTAATAGAAGCCTTGATTTTTTCTTCTATTTCTTGAGCAACTTCTGGATTTTCTCTCAAAAACACCTTAGCATTTTCCTTGCCTTGACCTAACTTCTTATCTTCATAGCTAAACCACGCTCCACTTTTATCAACAATGTCAAGCTTCACACCATAATCAATTAACTCACCTTCCTTGCTGATTCCCTCACCAAACATAATATCAAACTCTGCCCCTCTAAAAGGTGGCGCCACTTTATTTTTAACAACTTTTGCCTTGACACGATTCCCAATATTCTGCTCACCTTGTTTTAAAGTTGCAATACGCCTTACATCAATCCTTACACTTGCATAAAATTTAAGTGCATTTCCACCAGTAGTAGTTTCTGGACTTCCATACCCCATCACTCCGATTTTCATACGAATTTGATTGATAAAAATCACTGTTGTATTCATTTTGTGAATCACGCCTGTAACTTTTCTTAGCGCTTGACTCATAAGCCTTGCTTGAAGTCCCACATGCTGATCACCCATATCCCCTTCAATTTCACTTTTTGGAGTAAGTGCAGCAACAGAATCAATGATAATCAAATCCACTCCCCCACTTCTTGTAAGGGTTTCTAGAATCTCCAAAGCTTGTTCTCCAAAATCTGGCTGTGAGACAAGAAGATTCTCCACATCAACTCCAAGCCTTTTAGCATAGGTTACATCAAGGGCGTGTTCAGCATCAATAAAAGCGCAAATTCCACCCTTTTTTTGACATTCTGCCACTACTTGCAAGGCAAGTGTTGTTTTACCTGAACTCTCTGGTCCATAAATTTCAATGATTCTACCCTTCGGAATCCCACCAATCCCAAGAGCAATATCTAACCCCAAAGAACCTGTGCTAATTGCATCAATTTTTTCCACAGGTTTATCTCCAAGTCTTATTAAAGCGCCTTTTCCAAAGGCTTTATCAATTTGTTTAATAGCTAATTCTATCGCCTTTTGTTTGTTCTCGTCTAATGCCATTCTTTCTCCTACAAGAAAATAAAAACTAAATTTTAACCAATTAAAATAAAATAGACCCTTATTATAAGCAATTTTACTATATTTTTTGCCTAATGTTTTTTTAAAATTAAAAGACTAAAATTCCAAGTTTGTTTAAAATATAGCTAATAAGGCAAATGATGCGATTCTTATCTAAGATTTTTTATCTTTATTATGATGGTTTTAGAAATATGACTTTAGGAAAAAGTCTTTGGCTAGTTATCATTCTTAAGCTTCTAATTATCTTTGGTTTTTTAAAAATCTTTATTTATGACAAAAGCCTAAAAACAAACTTCCAAACACAAGAAGAAAAAAGCGAATTTGTTAGCAAAAATCTCACTGAATTTTAAAGGAATAAAATGGAACAAGAACTACTACAAAGAGCGGCTAGTGTAGATTGGAGTAGAGCGCAATTTGCCCTTACAGCACTTTATCATTTTTTATTTGTGCCTTTAACTTTGGGGCTTTCTTTTATTTTGGCAATTATGGAGAGCATTTATGTTAAAACCAAAAATGAAGAGTGGAAGAAAATCACACAATTTTGGTTAGGAATCTTTGCAGTTAATTTTGCTATTGGCGTGGCAACGGGCATTATTATGGAGTTTGAGTTTGGGACAAACTGGGCAAATTATTCGTGGTTTGTTGGTGATATTTTTGGTGCGCCATTAGCTATTGAGGGGATTATGGCTTTCTTTTTGGAAGCCACATTTTTTGCTGTAATGTTTTTTGGCTGGAATAAAGTCTCCCCTAGATTCCACTTGCTTTCCACTTGGCTTGTCGCAATTGGCTCTAATTTAAGCGCATTCTGGATTTTGGTGGCAAATGGCTGGATGCAATACCCTATTGGAACAACCTTTAATTTAGAAAGTGCTAGAAATGAAATGACAAACTTTTTTGAAGTGGCATTAAGTCCTGTAGCAATTAGCAAATTTTTGCATACAGTTTCAAGTGGTTATGTAATTTCGGCACTTGTAGTAGTTGGAATCTCTGCTTGGTTTCTCCTAAAAGGGCGCGATGTTATAGCAGCTAAAAAATCGCTCATTGTGGGGGCAAGTTTTGGGCTTATTACTTCAATTTTTCTCTTTATTAGCGGTGATGAAAGCGCTTATCAAGTTACCCAAAAACAGCCCATGAAACTTGCTGCCATGGAAGGAATCTATGAAGGTGAGCATCGAGCAGGACTTGTGGCTTTTGGTATTTTAAACCCCAATAAACAAATCGGCGATGATCAAAATACTTTTTTATTTAATATTACTATTCCTTATGCGCTTTCAATTTTGGGGAATCGCTCTCCTAATAGTTTTGTTTCTGGAATCAATGATTTAGTATATGGCAATGCAGAAAAAAATATCATGAGCATTGAAGAAAAAATCCAAAAAGGTCATCTAGCCCTAGAAGCCTTTAGAGAATACAAAAAGGGTAGAGAATCGGGAATAGCTGCGGATGATTTAGAACAATATTCTCAAATTGTTAAAGAAAATATGTCTTATTTTGGATATGGCTATTTAAAAGATGCCAAAGAAGCTGTGCCGCCAATTGCCCTAACCTTTTATACTTTTCACTTAATGGTGGCATTAGGAAGTTGGTTTTTTGTTTTGTTTATTGTGGTGCTCTATCTTGCAATGGCAAATGAAATTACAAAATTTAGAAAAATTCTATGGATTGCTTTATGGACGATTCCACTTGGATATATTGCTGCAGAATGTGGCTGGATTGTTGCAGAAGTGGGCAGACAGCCTTGGGCGATTCAAGATCTAATGCCTGTTGGAGTGGCTGCCACTCACCTAAGTAGCATTAATGTGCAAATTTCTTTCTTTATCTTTTTGGTTTTATTTACTGCGTTGTTGATTGCTGAAATTGGCATTATTTTGCGGCAAATCAAAAAAGGCTTTGCGCACTAAGGAGAAAAAATGTTTTTTGGATTAGAATTACTGGGATTACAAATTTATTGGTGGGGAATCTTAAGTCTTTTGGGAGGGCTTTTGGTGTTTATGTTTTTTGTTCAAGGCGGACAAGGAATGCTTTTTGAGCTTGCCAAAAATGAAGAGGAAAAGGCGCTTATTATTAACTCTTTGGGCAGAAAATGGGAGCTTGGATTTACCACTTTAGTGCTTTTTGGCGGAGCTTCATTTGCTGCTTTTCCCTTGTTTTATAGCACGAGTTTTGGTGGAGCATATTGGGTTTGGCTTATTATCTTGTTTTGTTTTATTATTCAGGCTGTGAGCTATGAATACCGCAAAAAAGAAGGCAATTTTCTTGGATCAAAGACTTATGAATTTTTCTTGCTTATTAATGGAATCTTGGGAGTTTTTCTGATAGGCGTTGCGCTAAGCACCTTTTTTAGCGGGGCAAATTTTAGTCTAGATTCTTCTAACTTTGTAACTTGGCAAAATCCTGCTAAGGGCTTGGAAGCTTTACTTAATCCTTGGAATTTTCTTTTGGGATTTGCTTTGGTTTTTTTAAGTCGAATCTTAGCTTGTGGCTATTTTTTAAACAATATTAATGATGAAACTTTAAAGCCTAGATTCCAAAAAAAGATTCTGCCAAATAGCCTTGCATTTTTGGTTTTTTTTCTTGCTTTTTTATTTTGGATTTTTACTAAAGAAGGCTTTGCTCTTTTGCCAAATGGAGATATTAGCTTACAAAAATACCTTTATTTGCAAAACTTCCTAGATTTTCCTTTTTTAATTGGAATCTTGCTAGTTGGCGCTGTGTTTATTTTGTTTGGAATGCTAATGACCTATAAGGGCTGCAAAAAAGGAATCTTTGCCTTAGGCATTGGTAGCGTGTTAGCTGTTTTTGCTATTTTGCTATCCATTGGGATTGGCAAAAGCGCGTTTTATCCAAGCCTAGTAGAACTGCAAAACTCGCTTACGATTCAAAATGCAAGTTCAAGCTATTATACTCTAAGTGTAATGGGCTATGTTAGCTTGCTTGTTCCTTTTGTTTTGGCTTACATTATTTATGTGTGGAATCTCATGGATAAAGTCAAAATTACCAAAGAAGAATTAAGAGAAGATTCTCATCAATACTAAAGGATTAAAAATGACAGAATTTTTACTCATTATGTGGCCAGTGGTAATTTACATAGCTTATAAGTTTGTATGGCTTAATATTAGCCACATTGAAAAAAGTGAAGAATCAAGTGCAAATACAAAATAGCTTTGATTTGTTTTGCTTTTTAAAAAATCTTGGGTATTTAAAAAATCCTCCCCATAACCTTTGGTGGCCTAATGCAGGGAACTTTGAAGTAATCATAGGGGCAATTTTGGTGCAAAATACGCGCTGGGAAAGTGCTTTTAGAGCAATTAATCGTTTAAGGGCAGAAAATCTCCTTAGCCTAGAAGCTTTAGCAAAGATTCCCCTAGCTACTCTACAAAACCTTATGAGTGATGTGGGATTTTTTCGACAAAAATCACAACGAATCATTTATCTGTGTCAGAATATTTTAGCAGAATTTGGAAGTTTTGAAATTTTTTGTGAAAATGTTAGCAGACAATGGTTGCTTAGTCAAAAAGGCATTGGCAATGAAACCTGCGATGCCATTTTATGCTATGGAGCTTTGAGGGCAGAAATGGTGGCAGATCAATACACTTATAAACTTCTAAAAAGCTATGGCTATGAATTAGAAGATTACGACGATATTAAAGAATGGCTAGTTAGTGGAATAATGGAAAATTACAAAGAAGTGTGTAAAATCTATGAATATCAAATTCCACTTAATGTGCTTTATGCGAGATTCCATGGAAAAATCGTGGAATACTGCAAAGAACATAAATCAAAATAAGGATAAACCTTGAAAGAAAGTTTTGAACCTCTAGAATTGTTCTTAGAAATTTGCAAGATTCCCCACCCAAGCAAAAATTGCTCTAAACTCAAAGAATGGATTATCACAAAGGCAAAAGAAAATGGAGCGACTATAAAAGAAGATAAAGCTGGAAATTTACTTTGCACAAAAGGTAATCCAAAAATCTGCTTACAAGGGCATTATGATATGGTCTATGTCGGAGAATCAAAAGATTTTAAAGTGCAGCCTAAATTTTTGGATTCCAAGTGGCTTGGCGCTTTGGATTCTAGCCTTGGAGCGGATAATGGAGCAGCATTAGCTTGTATGATTTTAGCCTTAAGGGATTTTGATAATATTGAATGCTTATTTACAAACGATGAAGAAGTGGGAATGATTGGGGCTAATCATTTGGAGTTAGAAATCCATTCACCTTATATTATAAATTGTGATAGCGAAGACATTGATGAGGTTATTTATAGTTGTGCGGGAGGATATGATTTAAAAGCTAAGAAAGGATTTGAAATTTTAGCAATCCCTAAGGATTATAAATGCTTTGAAATCAAAACTCAAAACTTTAAAGGCGGACATAGCGGAATTGAGATTCACAAAAATATCCCTAATGCAATCTTAGAATTAGCCAAAATAGCTAGAGACTTAGAGGGAATTATCATTGAATTTTGGGGTGGTGAGAAGCGTAACTCTATCCCTGTAAATGCAACCTTAAAAATCGCTCTTAAAGATTCTCAAGCAATTAAACTTGAATCATTATCAGAAAATTTCGTTATTACACCCCTAAAACAGACAAAGTATGGCTATGCTTGTAAAGATCTACTCACCGCTATTTTGGGGCTAGAAAATGGCGTTATTAAAGCCAAAGGCAATTCTCCATTGCTTTCAAGCAATTTAGGAATCTTAAAGCAAGATAATGAAAGTTTTATCTTTTATGCAATGGGAAGGGGTAACCAAGAAGATTTAATGCAAAAAAATATTGCCCTAAGTCAAACTTTTCTAAATTCTCTAAATTTTGAAGTAAATGTCCTAGATTATTATGCGCCATGGACAAAAGAAGAAGGGAGACTGCTAGAATTAGTATGGGATATCTACCAAAAGCACAACAAAAATGCAAAATTAAAAAGTATCCACGCTGGACTTGAATGTGGAATCTTAAAGCAAAAATTTCCTAAAGCAGAGTTTATCTCCATAGGACCAACTATTTTGCATCCCCATTCTTTGAATGAAAAATTAGATTTAGAAAGCTTTAAAAAATTTTGGGTAATTTTACAAGAAATTTTACAGAAGAATTATATTTTTTAGAAAATACCCAAAAAGTTTTTGCTAGAATCTTAAAAAAATTATAGTGAGAAAAAATGAGAAAGTATCTTTTGGGAAGCTTGTTTAGTTTGTTTGTTGCAAGTAGCGTATTTAGTGCTCCTTCACTGGTAAATGGAATCGCTTTTTTTGTCAATGGCAACCCTGTAACTTTACTTGATGTATATAAGGTGCAGCAAAGAGATAAAGTGGAGCAAAATATTGCTGTAGATATTCTTATTAATGAAAAACTGCATGAAGAAGAAATCAAAAAGCACAACATTATTGTAACAGAATTAGAATTAAGTGATGAGCTTAATTCTATCGCAAAACAAAACAAAACAACTTCCACACAACTTGAATCATACATTCGCACCAATGGTGGGAATTGGGAAAGCTACAAAGATGAAATCAAAAAAAGAATCCTAAAAAGAAAGCTTTATCAAATCATCTCCCAAGAAAGCTTAAAAATGGTCAATGAAGATGAATTGCGCAATTACTATAACGCACATAAAGAAGAATTTTTAATCCCACAAAGTATTGATGTTAAGAAGTTTTTTAGCAAGGAAGGTGCTGCATTAGAAACACTTGTTAAAAGTGGAGGCAAAACCATTCCAAAAGGCATAGGGCAAGAAAATGAAGTCCTGCAAATTGCTGCTTTAAACCCTCAAATTGTCCCTGCTTTTGTGCAAGGCAAAGTAGGCACTTTCACTCCTATTTATCCTGTTGGGGAAGATTTTATTACCTTTTTGATTGAAGCGAAAAATAATCCAAGCCTTGCGCCTTTTGAAAATGTAAGAGATATTATTTTGCAAAAAATTATGTCCCAAAAAGAAGATTATTTAATTTATGAATATTTTGAAAAATTACGCTCTGATGCCAAGGTTAATATTATTCGCTTAAATTAAAGGAGAAAAAATGAAACAAATTATCATAGCAGGAATCTTTGGAGTTGCAATGCTATTAGCAGGATGCTCAAGCAAGAATCTAAACACACAAGAAGCCACACAAAACACTATCTATCAAACCTTGCAATCCAAGCAAGAGTGGAAAATCCATAGCTTTAAGCTTAATAATACAACAGAAGTTTTGACATTTGAAAAAGAATATCCATTTTTCATCGGCTTTAAAGAAAAAGGAGTTTTTGGCACTTTTGGTTGCAATAATTTCTTTGGTAGTTATGACTTAAATAATGACAATTTAAAAATCTCCAATGCCGGTATGACACGCAAAATGTGTGAGCCAAGGATAATGGAGCTTGAATCAAAGCTAACAGAAAATATTTTAAACAACGAAAATCGCATAGAAATCCTTAATGATGGGAAAATTTTGATATTTCGCAATGATTTTTATTTGTTGATGCAATAGTTTAAAGATATTTTTACCTAAAATACAATAGGCTTAACAAAAACTAAAAAGGTTATTTATGTGGATAACAAAAAATTATAATGAAAAATTTCAACAAGAATACAAGATTGAGAGCAAACTTTTAGAAGCAAGTGGAATTAAGCATCATTTGGAGATTTTTAACTCTCAAGCGTTTGAAAACATTGCCTTAATAGATGATAAAATTCTACTTAAAACTATGCTTCCCCTACAAAGTGAGCTTTTAGCGCATATTAGTGCTTGTTCTCACAAAGAGCCCAAAAAGATTCTCATTGCTGGGAGTTTTAATCTAGAAATTGCTTTTGAATTTTTACGCCATAAAGATTTAAAAGTGGATTTCTTGCAATTTGATTTAAAAATCCTTGAATCTCTTATTAGTTTTTTTCCTCACTATCAATCAGTGATGCAAAACAAAAGATTCAATCTTATCCCACAACAAAAAGAAGAGTTTTTACAGCAAAACCAAGTCAAAACTAATTTCTACGATATTATTATTCTTGAAAACAAGGCTGATTTAAAAGACTATGAATCTTTGCTAGGAGAAGATGGGATTTTGGTAATAAAATCCCCTCATTTACTCCTTGAAACAACAGAAGTCAAAAAACAACTAGAATTACTTGATGGAAGCTTTAGGGTTAAAATGCCTTTTTATATTCCAATGTCTTTAGATATACAAGATTTTTATCTCTTTGCCTCCAAAAGATTCCACCCAACTGCAGATATTATGCTACAAAAGGCAGATATGCTAGAAGATTTAGAATATTATCACGCTAATTTACATCTAGCGGCTTTTGTGATTCCAAAGGGAGTGAGAAACACTTTATTTGGAGCTATTAGGAATTGAATTTTAAATATGCTATTGTCTTAACAGGCGGAATTGGAAGTGGCAAAAGCACCATTGCATCATTTTTAAAACTCTATGGGTATGAAGTGGTGTGTGCAGATAGTATCGCACACACTCTGCTTAATCAATCCGCCAAAGAAATAACTGAAATCTTTGGTAATGAGATTTTAGAAAATAACAAAATTAATAGAAAAAAGCTTGGTGAAATTGTCTTTAGCAATAAAAAAAGTAAGGAAACATTAGAGAGAATTTTACACCCAAAAATCAAAGAAGAGATTTTAAAACAAGCCAAAGCTTTAGAATCTAAAAAGATTCCCTATTTTTTAGACATTCCACTTTTTTATGAAACCAACAACTATCCTTTTAAAGAAGTTTTGCTAGTTTTTGTTCCAAAGGAGATTCAAGTCCAAAGAATCCAAAAACGCGATCATCTTGAATCGCAAGCTATTCAAGCGCGAATCTCATCACAAATACCTCTTGAAGAAAAAAAGAAATTAGCAAATTATATAATTGATAATTCAGGAGACTTAGAAAACTTGCAAAAGGAAGTGGAAAAATATTTACAAGATTATATTCCAAAAGTTTTAGAGGAAAATTAAGTTTTATTTGGTATAATTCGCTTTTTTAAGGGGTGTTAGCTCAGCTGGGAGAGCGCAA from the Helicobacter colisuis genome contains:
- a CDS encoding cytochrome ubiquinol oxidase subunit I, yielding MEQELLQRAASVDWSRAQFALTALYHFLFVPLTLGLSFILAIMESIYVKTKNEEWKKITQFWLGIFAVNFAIGVATGIIMEFEFGTNWANYSWFVGDIFGAPLAIEGIMAFFLEATFFAVMFFGWNKVSPRFHLLSTWLVAIGSNLSAFWILVANGWMQYPIGTTFNLESARNEMTNFFEVALSPVAISKFLHTVSSGYVISALVVVGISAWFLLKGRDVIAAKKSLIVGASFGLITSIFLFISGDESAYQVTQKQPMKLAAMEGIYEGEHRAGLVAFGILNPNKQIGDDQNTFLFNITIPYALSILGNRSPNSFVSGINDLVYGNAEKNIMSIEEKIQKGHLALEAFREYKKGRESGIAADDLEQYSQIVKENMSYFGYGYLKDAKEAVPPIALTFYTFHLMVALGSWFFVLFIVVLYLAMANEITKFRKILWIALWTIPLGYIAAECGWIVAEVGRQPWAIQDLMPVGVAATHLSSINVQISFFIFLVLFTALLIAEIGIILRQIKKGFAH
- a CDS encoding AMIN domain-containing protein, whose protein sequence is MRILSVLFIIALNMFANEPQVLPKIPDLNIQAPIEVKKAQLPSENNSTKPTRNPFESAMKPKESGQVSNPPKLDLFTQTALNLPSTARKIKKIAISYQNLDGSISAIEKELDGDIDWHFPLVLSQEVQANTTLPTASDFNFHKLFNFHIEGKKVILKTPLQLIRDFTLASPTRLILDFKSNSNKSLKDSMITHLPIVNKVELQTHLDFYRITLNLDGQYKYLLKNTKEGLEIAFY
- the eno gene encoding phosphopyruvate hydratase, with protein sequence MIYIDEIQAQEVLDSRGNPTIQASVLLSDGSVGSAIVPSGASTGKREALELRDGDERFLGKGVLRACENVQTSIADTLCGMNPFDQGDIDKTLIELDGTENFSKLGANATLGVSMAVARAAAKSLNIPLYRYLGGANALVLPVPMLNIINGGSHADNTVDFQEYMIMPVGFDTFSEAMRASAEIYQHLKKILKDSKHITSIGDEGGFAPNLKTNEEPIQVILEAVKKAGYKEGDQIAIALDVASSEFVNEKGIYCLKGEGRELSSEELIEYYEKLIAKYPIVSIEDGLSEDDWSGWEKLTQKLGNKIQLVGDDLFVTNAKILAEGIKQNIANAVLIKPNQIGTVSQTMETVRLAQRNNYRCIMSHRSGESEDSFIADFAVALNTGEIKTGSTARSERMAKYNRLLVIENELAYPEYLGKSLFRK
- a CDS encoding shikimate kinase, encoding MHSTNLVLIGFMGSGKSSVAKALYQHTNALILDSDLVIENNENMTIPEIFSQKGETYFRNLERAFCLFVSQNIRHCIISTGGGMPLFCDVKLMGKVFFLDLSFEDILLRLSKEERLKRPLFENQKVALELYQKRYQAYKDSAHFCINANRSIQEITQEILDCFPMK
- a CDS encoding 3-methyladenine DNA glycosylase, with the translated sequence MQIQNSFDLFCFLKNLGYLKNPPHNLWWPNAGNFEVIIGAILVQNTRWESAFRAINRLRAENLLSLEALAKIPLATLQNLMSDVGFFRQKSQRIIYLCQNILAEFGSFEIFCENVSRQWLLSQKGIGNETCDAILCYGALRAEMVADQYTYKLLKSYGYELEDYDDIKEWLVSGIMENYKEVCKIYEYQIPLNVLYARFHGKIVEYCKEHKSK
- the cydB gene encoding cytochrome d ubiquinol oxidase subunit II, whose protein sequence is MFFGLELLGLQIYWWGILSLLGGLLVFMFFVQGGQGMLFELAKNEEEKALIINSLGRKWELGFTTLVLFGGASFAAFPLFYSTSFGGAYWVWLIILFCFIIQAVSYEYRKKEGNFLGSKTYEFFLLINGILGVFLIGVALSTFFSGANFSLDSSNFVTWQNPAKGLEALLNPWNFLLGFALVFLSRILACGYFLNNINDETLKPRFQKKILPNSLAFLVFFLAFLFWIFTKEGFALLPNGDISLQKYLYLQNFLDFPFLIGILLVGAVFILFGMLMTYKGCKKGIFALGIGSVLAVFAILLSIGIGKSAFYPSLVELQNSLTIQNASSSYYTLSVMGYVSLLVPFVLAYIIYVWNLMDKVKITKEELREDSHQY
- a CDS encoding DUF4492 domain-containing protein translates to MRFLSKIFYLYYDGFRNMTLGKSLWLVIILKLLIIFGFLKIFIYDKSLKTNFQTQEEKSEFVSKNLTEF
- the recA gene encoding recombinase RecA; this translates as MALDENKQKAIELAIKQIDKAFGKGALIRLGDKPVEKIDAISTGSLGLDIALGIGGIPKGRIIEIYGPESSGKTTLALQVVAECQKKGGICAFIDAEHALDVTYAKRLGVDVENLLVSQPDFGEQALEILETLTRSGGVDLIIIDSVAALTPKSEIEGDMGDQHVGLQARLMSQALRKVTGVIHKMNTTVIFINQIRMKIGVMGYGSPETTTGGNALKFYASVRIDVRRIATLKQGEQNIGNRVKAKVVKNKVAPPFRGAEFDIMFGEGISKEGELIDYGVKLDIVDKSGAWFSYEDKKLGQGKENAKVFLRENPEVAQEIEEKIKASISVTDDLSTDDDENLEE
- the waaF gene encoding lipopolysaccharide heptosyltransferase II translates to MNILIRLPNWLGDAVMATFALEILYRTYPNAHFYFVGSKVSCALFNHYPNTTTIVDNSKQAKFRVLALYRLARAIPFCEIALTFQNNFLSALFLFFNRAKKRIGYANELRSLLLNIALKKPKKLHESLRFAKLVETIIPNHCVAPRLYLKPPKISITLPAHFNHSKIAGINAGAAFGSAKRWEEQYFAAVIEDLLKHDFCVILFGVESENLINEKIISYLKQSNRIINLSGKTNIQELMAYFLRLQILITNDSGPMHIAAALNIPTIALFGPTNQEETCPFNAEHSYILSLQTFHKALSCQPCKKRSCPISQDSADYHACMRELKPNWVIEKIHSLIS